The genomic DNA GAATTAGGGATTTCGCAAACGCAAAAAGCTATCCTATAGTTCTGAAAAGTACCATCGAAAACCAAGAATTTTGAGAAGCTAGACGTTGATTCAGAGATTCGATTGAAGTCTTGCAGCAATCAGTCATCTGCGACCTGTCTTGACTGCAAAATGGTCTAACATGCAATTGCACAGTTTAATTGTTACCTTTTTGGTGGTCTTCGGGAACTTAGTGTGACGTTTACTGTGGTAAGAAAAAGGTACTTGACGTAACGTTTTAAAACAGGAGTCGATTATTGAACTCACTGCCCTTCCATATCGCGACCTTCCTCCAAACGGAAAATTTGGAGATGCCCCTAGCTCATCCTGCTGGCCTTGTAAATTGGTGTCATCGGTACTGATGTCAACACCTTCGTCAACGCTTTCGTCGAAGAATTGGTCTTTCTTAGAGTGACTGGCTTCTTCCTCTTCACCCTTGCTCAGATCTCCCCTTGCCAACTTCGAGGTGGCGTTGATAAAGAAATGTTGGCAATGTCCCGTGCTTAGCCATTGTTGTCTCTCGCCGCACTGTCCTTTGTCTTGCTGCTGCACCATATTATGAGGCCCAGTTACGCAAGATTTAACAGTCATGTGAAGAAAGGTTGGCCGAAGGTAGAGGTGTCACCAACGGTACATTTTTAAGAGACACATTGGTGTTGGGCTTAGGGTACCAGGATCTTCGACTGGTGTGATAATACGCAGCCCAGTGTGTAGAGCGTTTCACGCTCTGCTTTACAGTTGCACCAAACGATTTAGCATATTGCTTCGACATATTCACTCTAGATACCGCGTATTCTCAGTGCAATTAAGTATTCCTATGTGAATTCATTGTCACAAGCTATCAGATATTTGACGGCCAGATGGGGTCAATTACGATAACCTCGTTCTCAGGGGCTCTTTGTAAATTGAGACCCTTGGAACGAGGATGCAATTACGACTGCTCAACAAGCAGATATTTCATGATCGATTAGGCTTTCAGTCTTTTTATAGTAATGTAAATCATTATATTGATTCCATTGACTTACCAAACACAGTTCTTTAGCTTCCGCAGGcttctctctttcattttcaatttttttcaattttacctgaacttgtttttttttctgaaattctCCCAGTTTTTCCCCTCTTCATAAAAAAAGGCGACAGAGATCACAATTGCTTTTGACTTTCTTCCTTTCAAGACACGTTGGCAGTCTCGCAACCTGACCTTTAGTTACAAGCAAGGCCAAAGTCCCAGTTCAAAGGCACACGACCAGAGAGGTTGAAGTTTGTTACGCATTCTTCTCAACCATGACGTCTGCGTTTGGCTCCTGCGACACGCGCTCGCGGTTGAGGAAATCAGAAACCAGAAACCAAACAGGCAAAACCGAAAACTGCGTTAGATACCAGATCCGAAAAACCGCTTGTATTTTGGCCGAAAACCGAAAAGCAAATGCTAAaatgaggaaaaacacaaaaccCGAAAAACCGCCCTAAGTATCTGCCACTTTACATGGCTTTGTTCAGGAAAGACCATTGTTGCGATCCTCCATATTGATCTGATTAGTTGTTGGTATTGGTTCTCTGTACTATAGCTCCTAGTGCAACTCGTACATGTGTGACAATGTTGGACATTCTGCGGTTAGATTTCATTTGTTAGTTAGGAAGACACTATAATAAGACAGTTTAATTTCTTTATACAGCATATGTACTCGACCTTAGCCGAGTCAAAAAGAAACCAGCAGAATAAAAAATAGGGGACTGAATTTTTATAATCACGacaaagtaaaaattaaaaaagaatcaCCCACAGTACCGCGTTTTCATTTGGTTACCCATCAAAGCACGAACCTAAGACGGGAGCCAGTGCTTTACTTGTGGTATCATTCGCAGACGATACAAAGGGAAGTGTCGTGAAACTAGAGAAATGAGATTCCTGGTTTAAACGGATCTTTTGAACAATTTGGCACTTTTTTGCGAAATCTTTTTGTCCCGTCTGTTCTTGTTgttcgaaatccaactcgaaaatacAGCTCGAAAagccaactcgaaaatccaactcgaaaatccaactcgagatccaactcgaaatcctaatcCGGTAAACGGGCAACCTCTACCAAAGTATTATTTCATAAAGATGATAGGCGAAAGTTTTTCTAGCAAtataaattaacaaattacCTGAGTTTTTGCTTGACCACGCTAACATGAAGAAAGTCGTTATCAAAATTTCTTTATACGCCATTGCCGGTGACTAATGTTTGGCCCACATGATTAATACTGATCTCATCTTCGTAAAAGATTTCTGTGATTATGACTAACCAATACAAAATGCTTCGAACCAAATCATCACAAGTAATAAAAGTTGGTTGGAAAGCCAAACGCGattctgtttgttttattaAGTTCGGGAAtatgaacgatccaatcttccaaagttcaaatgcccggaagggggcggggggaggggggatgttgaagtatCGAGTTGATCGGAGCCTTATTTAATACTAACCTCCAAAAAGTCATTTATATTGTTAAGCCTTGTTTCCACtggcttatgctagtgaaaacgaacgtcgacataagcattaaataacaaccacggcatccgccattttgttcaaatgctcaggagcggagaatctggaacgagtgctttaattgacCAGACGTagtaaatttccttgtgcttatgctgcgtttcgttttcgaCGCCAGAGGAGGAACTCGATAGTGTCTTTCGATCTCGATACTTGACATCCATTGTAAGTGGTAAGTTACACTTTCTACAACTCGAAATTGAGTAAAcagtttttattcttaatttatCAATAGTTGACACTTTCACAATGAGCTGGTGGCGTCTATTTCGTAAAAATAGTTATTGAGTTACATGtgttttttgtccttttcgATCGTCTCTTTGCAATCGGTCCCCGGGTTACACTCTTCTTTCCCGGCCCAggctgaatattcttatttttctgccgattttagactgaaaatattcttgtattattcttgaattatagcttatgacatttccgttttagaatttattggggtatcaattacaagtgtttggtATCTAGATCTGTTTTCGCTAGGTTTTGTTacttaaaaagaaagaatttgtcatAAAACTTTTTAGCGGTTTAGTTAATGTCTTTTGTGCTGAATACTGTACGTATGTATTACATGTACCGTTCATCGAACTGTCATTAGCGTTGAACATTTTGTTATAGCTAGCGCAGGttgtttcgttttgttggctagtttcgccgttcagagaaaggaataattttatacggttaaattaaaaacaaaattggattgtatttacagatgtttcaacacacaaaattatatctatccttttcaaaatctcagcctCGCCTTcattcttaaaatattcttgaaatttcgcaaatttcagccttgatattcttatagaatatattcttataaaaaaagtgTATCTTTATCAAGTATGACAAAGCATTAAGTTCTGAGACAGGCAGGAATGTGGGGTTTTCTTGAGCTTCAAGCTGCCGTGCCCTTTTTAATCATGTGCCAAGTTATCGCGAAcagtaaaacaaaaaacactgcTAAGGCGGAGAGGTTCTTCGACTGAATTAACAAACAGAACCCAATAAATCAAAAATCAAGGTTTCAAATAAACCAGAATCACTTCGGCGTTGAACCCAAGCGCTTAAAGAATTTGTGGTGAGGTGGAAAAATTATAATCAAGTAGTTGAGACCTAAAGACCTTTTGAAACGTTATAGGTTTTATAGTGACAATGTGCCGGAATCTCTGTCCAGGAATCGTACTGTAGAAATATCTACCAGAATATTGTTTCGTAGAGATAAAGGCGCAAATGATTCTAGctataagaaaacaaaagccatggcgcaagaaaaacaaacaaattacctGATTTTTTGCTGGGCGACGCTAGAATGAAGAGAGTCCCTATCAAAATTTCTTTATATGCCATTGAACAGATTGATGTTTGGGCATATGATTGATCTCCTCCCCTTAAAAGGCCGCTGTGATTAAGGCTGGCTAATCCAAACTGCTTCGAACTAAAGCACCACAACAAATGAAAGTTGATTGGAAAGCGAAACGCAAATCCGCTTTTTTTATTACAACATCCGTATTCAATTTTGAATaacgacaattttttttcgcaGGGCGGGAGGAGGAGACGGTGGGAAGCGTGCAGAGAGAGAGGAATGGCAGTTTAGAAGGACAATATATTCAATACAATTTTTCCCCCGCGTTACTAACTTGTCCGTGTTGAATATATTTTACGAGTTCTGCAGGGACAATCTTCAGCCAATTGAAAACTGTTCTCACTAAATCTCTAGTTCCCCTGTGACTTGACTTCCATTTTAtacaccctggtcagagtttttctctgtccttgtgtgggcccatttctctTAACTTCTTGGTTGAACGATTAATTGAAATTCAACGACAGTTTTTCTCTCTTTGCATCCGTGACATTACTACATTAAATAGCCTATTTACACTGCAATGATCATTTTTGTGAACTAGAAAAGGGCTAACACTTGTActcttctccagttgctgcctaactggagacttgtactccTCTCCAGCttctgcccaactggagacttgtactccTCTCCAgctgctgcccaactggagacttgtactccTCTCCAgctgctgcccaaccggagacttgtACTCCTCTCCAgctgctgcccaactggagacttgtactccTCTCCAgctgctgcccaactggagacttgtactccTCTCCAgctgctgcccaactggagacttgtactccTCTCCAgctgctgcccaactggagacttgtactccTCTCCAgctgctgcccaactggagacttgtactccTCTCCAgctgctgcccaactggagacttgtactccTCTCCAGCTGCTGCCCAAACTGAGACCTGTACTCCTCTCCAgctgctgcccaactggagacttgtactccTCTCCAgctgctgcccaactggagacttgtactccTCTCCAGTTTTGCCGCGATTGTTGTATAGGAAAAGGCTAagtatataacaaagcacttaatgccTAATCCTTCCGGAaattagttagtttttttttttttccgagagCCCTGATCAGGACTCCGGAGCGGGCAGCAACTGGGGAATTGTATCcaggtcgggatacatttgagtttgatcaggggcacgtgtccaagaatcaaccaattacaatgctcgttttgttgagtgaaagtctaggtatataacaattaGCTTTATTCATCTGTGTGCCTCTCGGATTTTCACTTAAGTGTATATTAATCACCCAGACAGAGGTAAGGAGACTGTTGTTATGcacaagtctccagttgggcagcaactggagaagaatacaagtctccagttgggcagcaactggagaccTTGTTTGCTAAAGgactgaacaaaaaaaaaagtgacagtcaaagagaataaagaaaaagacagaGCCTGCATTAATGTTCTGTTTAATCAAGAATTGGTCATTGGAATATGTTCAATTTTACTTATTGATTTTGCCTTACAGACACTTGGAGTGACCATACACATATGAAGCTGTTAAAGCCGCTAATCCGGCCATATCACGTGGATGAGATATTAGACCACAAAACCAGGGATTGAACCCCTTACTCTTTGCTAACATGGTGTGGGTTGAGACATGCTTATTTATCAGTGATGGTAATTGAGAGATACTCCAAGAGCTCCTGACTCAGTGCTTGAAATAAGCGGTTGTCCCATATGGCCAGACGTACCAGCGACAAGTCTtagtaaaataatatatagatttagccaagcctacaagcggagctcccgtttctagccccagaaagcaatatagcaATATGCCTCTGCGTAAAGTACACtgaaattaatcgtcattactgtatacagtttacagtgatcaaacagattaaacacctctgagctgacagcaggaaacaaacaagccttgcaaacaaaaaacagcaattttaatcaacaactaaaactgaaattacatgcacagtaatctccttcacaacatttttcgttttactgacaatctttactcctTCTCTCAACCAAAagcgtagtaaattcgcttactcgattgcaatttcacagtcaaacaaagctgCTCACGACTgcacatccatttcacacaaaaagcatATAAATGTGATAGTTCAATATGTCACAATCTCTGTTAACACGGAATTGCCAACGTTTTCatgccttcttcgttttttagtgagttttacaaaacatgtgaggcagcgaggcatatattaagaaggaaaaagtttaatattttccttcttaatatatgcctcgctgcctcactgaaggctaaccgttgtaaataagtgttttgtctctcatCCTATTTGTGTCAGCTTACGGTGATTTTCATAGAAattctctcttcttctcctccttcggcttctctcgaggctttcttcgcttaaatttttCACCTCTTCTCTCATGCTTTTTCGCTTTTCTTCgactttcctgctctttatcccgttgctcgtcgcTAATctgatttcccgccaaaaaagcGCGAGTTGCCAAATGCAATGCTGTCACGCggtttcccgccaaggaaaattgccgaacactcccgtccccagaggctcTCCTGCGTcaccacctccaccccgacagtctgtacgggcggacaGAAGGACGTACGTGACGCcgtaaccaaaatttctcgcatgggTAGATTTCCCGAAAAAATTACCCATGGTGCTTCGCTGGCGAGTTCGCGCGCCTGAGCTTCTCTAAAAAGCCTGGTTTGTTGAGGAAAAAACAACCGAGAACCCAGCCAAGAATAGAAAATTAAATAATCATAAGCAGCACCcgattttcttttcgtttttgtATTTGTCAATGGGTGATAACAATGTGGAGTTAATTATCATAAACTTGCGATGAGAATTTTTCGGCGTTTTAGATATTTGTAGCTTTTGCAGAGAGTAAAATTCAAGACGTTAGGGAGcataagcacgcgcgtttttgactgagacgcggacggcaaccggaagagaacatttcgtgtgcaaggacagtggtgtctcccagatttttatgcCAATCATCTTTAATGGAGAAAaggtacttagcaatgtaaatgtgtgAAGATaaggttgccgtccgcgtctcaaaaacgctcgTTCTTAAGCGCGCGTGGAGCACCACAGCCCTTTAGTGGAACCCGCACGGGAAACGTAAGAGAGGGAGACTTACTTGGACGCACACAAGAACCGTGAAGTAAAAGTCACTGCTCAAATAGAGTCAAATGGTAAGCATAAGTGGAAGACTAATACTGCATCAGGAGCGATTTGGTTCTGATGATCCCCGGGTCACCAACGAAAAGAGGGTAATACGTCATTTTTTACCGGGGTAAACTTTCACCACCATTTCCACTGCAGTTTGTGAGAATGCAACGTTTCGGCAATTCAATCCTGGCAGTGTAGAGGGATAACTGCCACCTGAACCTACTTTCATTGCTTAGCTCTTACTAGTCCCCTATAGCTCTGCGGTCGAGCTTCTGAACTAGAAACTTGAATTACGAACTagttactcgtttatatctctgcttccagaCAGTAAATTGTTTTCACCTTGTACATGTTaacttaaataattttaaatgtattccttttataaaatttaaaagaattctgtacatagagaaaaaaataaagctaTATTTCGAAAAAAGCGCATTTTCTGTAAAACTTgcttacagattttgttgaattgtacacttttagagattatttctaacattattaTCTTGCACGtgtatgggaagatttcaccgtcccgtttttttctgAACAGaagacaacatatgttgattcTAAGGATCAAAGAAACGCCTTATatcattgccatggtaacggtaGTTGTGAAAAAAATGTGATATGAGAAATCtgtgatgggtacttaataccctggccaaatttcgccTTCATATTATATTACCCCAActatatatgctgatgataactatatatgctgatgataACCAACTTTACATAGCAGTCAATCCCAAGGAAACACCGCAAGTCTCACTTGACAAGCTACGAGAGTGTACTCAAGCCATTCTTCATTGGAATACCCAAAACATGTTGTCAACCAATCCAGGAAAAACAGAGGTGATTCACTTCACATCACGGTTTCAGAAACAACCTATTGCTCTTGACACGTTCAAATTTGCTAATACTGATGTAACCTGTTTCTGACAAAGTCCGAAACCTTGGCGTCATCATGGACAAAAATCTGTCATTTACTAATCACATTAATGATATGTGCAAGAAAGCTACACTGGCAATTCGTTCTATCGGCCGAATACGCAAATATCTTCCCAATGATGGAATTAAGCGTTTGGTCAATGCTCTGGTCATGTCTCGACTTGATTACTCAAACAGTCTACTCTACGGCCTCCCAAAGTACCAGATAGATAAACTTCAGAGACTGCAAAACACCGCAGCACGATTAGTGGCTGGTACAAGACGATCAGATCATATTAAACCCGTCCTGAAAGACCTACACTGGCTGCCAATTCAGTCTAGAATAATTTTCAAGATTCTACTGATGTCCTACAAAATCATTCATGGACTTGCACCGAAGTATCTGACATCCCTCATCCAAATACATCAACAATCACGCAAGCTCCGTTCTTCCAACCGCTGTCTATTGGCTGTACCTTTTTCACGACCTAGAACGACTACGTATGGTGATCGGAGCTTTATACACGCAGCCCCTAAATTATGGAACAATATCCCTGAAGAGATCAAACAAGCAGAAACAATATCTATTTTCAAAACCAGACTGaagtcttttcttttcaaaaactatttttCGCCTTAGAcgtcattattttattcataacatttgattttattgttaacGCATAGAGTTTTGATATGCGTTTCTAAGAaccttatattattattattattattatgtttatttgtgtgaaaaaatgagaaactatttcgagccttctcgaaaatttcaaatttagggAATCTTGATTTTCAATTCAAATCATCCTACTGTTACCAGTAAACGCAGAGGGAAACCCTCTGACATAATGTCTCCTGGATGGTCTTGTAAACACTGACAAATTAAAGGCCCACAACTACAATTGAGACCAAAAATCGACGGAAACAAATCAGTAGAACAACTTCGCAGCTGTTTGTACGGCAAGGACTTTTGAGCTGCGACGGGAGACTGGTAACCAACAATACAGCCAGTTTCAGATCTCCAGATGTATCACTCTGTGTAACGGATTGGAAATTCGGCACCTTTAATTTGCAGAACAGGAGAGGAGAGAAATAAAATTGTCAGCAGGTATGAAAGTATTGATAAGCCGACGATTCGCCTTTCGAGAGTTATTCAAGGTGAACGAGTGGGGCTTATTGGATCGCACTCACTCTCAATTTTTATTGCTTTAGAATTGTACTTCGTCTTAAATTTTGCTTGTTCCAGCCCATGTAAAACGAAATCATTAGGATGATTTTCAAACTGACCGCACTACACTTAGTTTGCTAGTGACCCTGAGTCTACTGAAATTGTTTAGGTACACATAAATTGCCCTTAATTTCTCTTGGGGGGTTAGAGCACGGATATTGTGAGTACCTAAAAAAACTAGCAACATTTATTAGCCATTTTGTTTGTAGagaaaaagggggggggggggattgccTTATAAGTGAAAAATCCTAAACTATTCACCCCTAAACGTCAAAAGGCCAACTCGCAGGAGTGGTGTTTATTGATGCTAAGATTGGCTGTATTGAATAAACCCTCTGCCATCAAGATTGTCCTCTATTTGGAACTTTTTAAACATTCGAATCCGAAATACGTTACAAAACAAAGTTTGCATCAAAAGTGCAATGTGTTAGAGAGATCTCTGTATGTATCTGTGTAACCGTAACCTAAATAAAATGAGCATTCTGTATCCTGCCCCTGAGTAATGGTCTTAGAGTGACAATCGTGTAATAGCTCCCCTTTGGTTGTTCATGTGTACGTGGTGCACGAAATCAGAGCGGTAGCACATTTTACACGACAGACAATCATATTGCTGATTGGTAAATATCCCTTTCATCCGTCACCGTACTAAACTACATGGCTCGTGATTGTAAGGTCGGCGCACTCTGGGAAGAATTTCCATCAAAAATATATTGGGCGACGACCCTACCTTTTCATGCCCAATATTTGGCTCTTAACCTGAAACAAATTTGGTTTCCTAGTACTTAGCCCTTGTCATTAGATCTTGGTTTATTCACAGAAGAGACAGGTTCAAGGTGTGCTGAATTTTAGGGATGAAAACTGAGTACAAAGTAAAACTCAATTCAGCAGTTATCTGTAAAAATTTATGGCCCATCTAAATGCATACAAGATCGAAAAGCCCCTTATCAAGGAACTTGAAGACATATAAGTCAGATTAAATGCTAATATACATCCCGGTGGTATGTGCACTTCTACGCAGTACATACAAAAATGATTACAAGTAAATGACTTAGAAACTTGGTAATTTCGTTAATGCAGCTTCAGCCTTTTCACGGTAAATAACCGCGTCGTAAACGAGCGTCAGATGATTGCGATATCTTTATTCTGGGTCTCAGTGCAAATGACTTGTTTTCATCCCGACATTTATAATTCTCCACACATCTCCCATCAGGGACATCACACATTCTTGTAATGTTTACAGAGACATATAGAATAGAGGTTTCACAACAACGGTATCAAAGAATGGTTATTCTCGCCAAGGTAATCAAAATACTTGTCCCGTTTAGATAAATCAAAATATTGATTAGTTTTAGCCTTCTTTCTGCTTAGGAAGCTAAGTTCCATATCAATAGAAAGATTTTTCTCAATTTAAGGAAAACTGCCGTCTACAAAATAACCCTTAAACTTCTGAATAGAAGACCACATATAGTCCTACTTTGTGACTAGATGCACCGCAAATGAAATCTTTTAATATCACATCACGACCGAGTCAAACAAACTAGCGATCAAAGTATAATTTTACCTTCTCTGAATGTTCTGTTCAGCAACGACCAGGAGAGGTCTTTGCTCTTGGTCTGTATACCACGGATAGCAACAGAACTTCCGGCAAAAAAATCTAAAATGCTCGATTAGAAAAAGCGCACACCTCGCCAGCTGAGAGAGAACGGCAAATGTGACCAACATGGACACTAACGCTGGGACAAATGCAAAGGCAAACACCTCAAACCACCCTAGAGCTTTCAGACTAGATTTGCTCGGCCCGTCAATTGTGATACCAAATGACAGCAGGGCAGCTTTTGCCAGGTTGATAAAAGCAATTAACGATATGGCTACAAGCGACAGAGTTTCAGCTTTATTTGCCATGGGATATCGATAGGGACTCTTCCAAACATGATGGATTGTTATCAACAAGCATGCTGGGGCCTGGAAAACCATGCGTAACATAAGATTTGTGATGAACGCTTCACAAGCGACGAGAATGAACCTTCGACCGATCAACACGCTCTCCCAGTAAAGTGTGCCGTTGTCATTATCATTTGGTGGACGAAAAGGACCATGGAGTATTTCCAAGAGTTCTTTGTTGACTACATGCTGCTCAGCATAATCCTGGCGTCTCCtttgcagtatttctttgaCCAGCCAATACATAAGAAATGGCAGTGGAATTATACAAGCAGCGAGGAACTCAACTGCTGTAATAGAAGATCTGTATAGCTTGGAAGATCCACAGTAGAGGACGACGATTAAAGGAACCAGGGAAAATGCAATGTAAGCAAGGAGAAGATACTGCCACCATTGCATGCATGGGATATTTGCATCGATAAAAAGCCTTCTTCCAGATCCGATAGAGACACAGTGCACTAGCCTAAAAGACGTCTCTGCAAGCCTCTCGTATCCAAGTAACAACACTTCCATGACAACGGCCATATAACAGATGAGGGACGGCTTTCCCTTGCCCATTAACACGTTGAAAACAGAATGCACAATataaatgacaaaaacgtcAGTCATAGTCAAAAATACTGTAGACGAAAGCAGAGCCTGTTTTGTTGTTGCGGTGAGTCCTGCAAATGGACAGCCAAGGTCTTGATTGATCGATTGGACATGAAAATTATAAGCAGAAGTTACAAAGTGGATGAAAGGAATCTCTCCAGTAAGTTCTTCTATAGGGACCACCATCACAGTCTCGGctgcttgataaaaataaaacgtTATTTTTAAAAACCCAGTATCGGAATGTTCAGCATCAACAATGCCGTCTACTTCTCCTCCCGAGGGACTTTCTCCTCTTTTCCTAAACCACAACATTTGGTTTGTCAGGATGTGCAGTATCGGAGGCTTTTGCAAAAGATAAAAAGCAAATATTATCGTGAAAAAGATGGTCACAACCCACACAGAATAGTCGTTGCATTTTGTCAACTTGCGACAGTTACTTGAGAAAAGAGACTCAGTAAACCCCTTTGCACATTGTCCACAGAGAGTACCGTTCCTGTTTCCTTGGCAACTGTTATAACCTGTTGAAACAGTTGAAGGACAGTAATGTTCAGGACAGGCGATAAATTGTAGCTCCTGAGGACGGCTAGATGTTGAATAACCCCAGAAATTTGGTTTCGCAGCAATATTACTTTCAATGCAGGTGGCTCCGAAGGGACATGTATGGCACTCAGGAGTGGAGGTCACGGCTAAGCCTTCTGAAACCCCTGTTTGAAGGCTGTAATAACCAGGAGAGCAGGGTTTACAAGAATACTTCAAAACTGTAGTGTTCAATATGCAAATGCTGTTGTTTTGCTCTGTGTATACAAAGTGCGTGCTATTTTCTAATAAAAGCCTCTGTCCTTCGCTACACTGTATCTTCGATCTTTCATCCATATCAAATAATCCCCCATTAGAGATATCAACAACTGGAACAGTGCTCCTGCTAAATTTCAGTGATATCATTGATGTGTTTTCAAGTCTTAAAGGACCTCCGCTTCCAGAATACAGGAAGCTACCTGCATTATACAAGGGGCCGGTTGAAACTGTCATATTTTCCTTTGTCCTCAAAAACAAGCAGTCTACGAAATCTACGCGGCCTGTTCCAAATGCAGAATAGACGTGTCCAGTACGATGAATGCCAAAGTTGTCGCGAAAATTACATCGCCTAAACGTGGTGTTACCATTGCTGATATAGACAGCTCCAACTTGAATTCCTAAGTTTTCCACAAAAGTCGTATCCTCAAACAGTATATGACTGTTGTAATGCCA from Montipora capricornis isolate CH-2021 chromosome 2, ASM3666992v2, whole genome shotgun sequence includes the following:
- the LOC138028968 gene encoding uncharacterized protein isoform X2, coding for MLEKNGLYGQRRSEGGVMKITSVADGELCPIYLYISCTKVISSGSKGPFISVNVSTAVTDETYKDVRLYQNGKFLGKGKQSLYFSRSRETKAKFISITCHDNPDVQCIVVQSERAAIIIQGSLFYNQSVSKKKSGSCLSITAKINGSLRIVNSYFKNNKAGAGGSLYANSKHGFLTIDLANVTFSECTARIGCAISIGRTPGDSPRKQWGPHRLYFGVRNVTIKQWRGYRYKKKCIDVDVLLDGGIVTLEESRFTKKTQRRGERAFRVITTGGESNVTISKCIFKEDALNPTKGRIVQIGAVNGNAGMVTVSDSFLESKGNKRVELHISPKYRINLFNVTLISFKHGLQIVSPPPNNGSFPIDISIDNCSFVNNIYDTMVTLLGPTSVYVAITNTRFTTSNGTVTWNETSGSYAIRLMIPPLKHVNFSKAVIEIDNNEFHHRPPSYFALLFEGLKNVIIRRSLFRNCVVAYRRTWTNKKTGYFYETAAGAISVLLNPDKARNFGCVNTSTRGTHPSWHYNSHILFEDTTFVENLGIQVGAVYISNGNTTFRRCNFRDNFGIHRTGHVYSAFGTGRVDFVDCLFLRTKENMTVSTGPLYNAGSFLYSGSGGPLRLENTSMISLKFSRSTVPVVDISNGGLFDMDERSKIQCSEGQRLLLENSTHFVYTEQNNSICILNTTVLKYSCKPCSPGYYSLQTGVSEGLAVTSTPECHTCPFGATCIESNIAAKPNFWGYSTSSRPQELQFIACPEHYCPSTVSTGYNSCQGNRNGTLCGQCAKGFTESLFSSNCRKLTKCNDYSVWVVTIFFTIIFAFYLLQKPPILHILTNQMLWFRKRGESPSGGEVDGIVDAEHSDTGFLKITFYFYQAAETVMVVPIEELTGEIPFIHFVTSAYNFHVQSINQDLGCPFAGLTATTKQALLSSTVFLTMTDVFVIYIVHSVFNVLMGKGKPSLICYMAVVMEVLLLGYERLAETSFRLVHCVSIGSGRRLFIDANIPCMQWWQYLLLAYIAFSLVPLIVVLYCGSSKLYRSSITAVEFLAACIIPLPFLMYWLVKEILQRRRQDYAEQHVVNKELLEILHGPFRPPNDNDNGTLYWESVLIGRRFILVACEAFITNLMLRMVFQAPACLLITIHHVWKSPYRYPMANKAETLSLVAISLIAFINLAKAALLSFGITIDGPSKSSLKALGWFEVFAFAFVPALVSMLVTFAVLSQLARCALFLIEHFRFFCRKFCCYPWYTDQEQRPLLVVAEQNIQRR